In the Mytilus trossulus isolate FHL-02 chromosome 1, PNRI_Mtr1.1.1.hap1, whole genome shotgun sequence genome, one interval contains:
- the LOC134710868 gene encoding uncharacterized protein LOC134710868 — translation MESLTELRQYGESLGLANEDLFRFIESQQAKQRDDRRFEREREKEEWEVEKVPKLPPFEEGTDDMDAYLRRYERYAISQKWDKSIWATHLSALLKGNALNVYALLPSDQALDYDALKTCLLKRYNMTEDGFKQKFRSCCPEFGETFQQFSVRLGSYFSRWIDMSNVLKTCDGLYDLMFRDRFLHICNNEVMLFLKERVPKSIDEMTRYADQFKEARRVNIVSLTNQTQKGKPQPSQKPNNARSQEPPKQSDRDRNRHTGGYGGNRFDRKCFKCNKSDHLISNWPLLKNKVGNVQNSGSRGKETPICGNVITLTDSIINTQVGSLTIPEQCEKKPIKMPVAKGKLGNRVVTVLRDTGCNGVVIKKSLVSIDCFLDDYRTCVLADGSSVKVPIAIINIDSPYYQDEVKAWCIEQPLYDVIIGNIDGAREPYDPDISPSVSVVARQQAKKRDNPYPKLKVPGSIRDVSLEDIEHEQQSDASLSKLRQYVAEGRNFEKTNGTKGNYIVKKKFVYREFMSPKVENGNLYRQLVVPGGYRSDVMTLAHESLMAGYMATRRTVYRVLSEFYWPGVESDVKRYCQSCDICQRTVPKGKQVRAPLGKTPIIDVPFRRVAVDIVGPLVPVTDKGNRYILTLVALHEMIRLQNLFSY, via the exons ATGGAGAGTCTAACAGAGTTACGACAGTATGGCGAGTCATTGGGGTTAGCCAATGAAGATTTATTTAGGTTCATTGAGTCACAACAGGCCAAACAACGCGATGATAGACGTTTTGAAAGAGAAAGAGAGAAGGAAGAATGGGAAGTTGAAAAG GTACCTAAACTACCTCCTTTTGAAGAAGGTACTGATGATATGGATGCATATTTGCGTCGTTATGAAAGGTATGCTATATCGCAAAAATGGGACAAATCAATATGGGCCACTCATTTGAGTGCACTTCTTAAAGGTAATGCATTAAATGTGTACGCTTTGCTGCCATCAGATCAAGCATTAGATTATGATGCTCTTAAGACATGTTTGTTGAAGAGGTATAACATGACTGAAGATGGTTTTAAGCAGAAGTTTAGATCTTGTTGTCCAGAGTTTGGTGAAACGTTTCAACAGTTTTCTGTTCGTTTGGGTAGTTATTTTAGTAGGTGGATTGATATGTCTAATGTTTTGAAGACGTGTGATGGACTTTATGATCTTATGTTTAGAGATCGGTTTTTACACATATGTAATAACGAGGTAATGTTGTTTCTGAAAGAGAGAGTACCGAAGTCCATAGATGAAATGACTCGGTATGCTGATCAATTTAAGGAGGCAAGGCGAGTAAATATAGTATCACTTACAAATCAGACTCAAAAAGGTAAGCCACAGCCGTCACAAAAACCCAACAATGCACGGAGCCAAGAACCGCCAAAGCAAAGTGACAGAGATAGAAATAGACATACAGGAGGTTATGGTGGAAACAGGTTTGATAGAAAGTGCTTTAAGTGCAACAAATCAGATCACTTGATATCGAACTGGCCATTATTAAAAAACAAGGTTGGCAATGTACAGAATAGTGGTTCACGGGGAAAGGAAACTCCTATTTGCGGTAATGTTATTACTCTTACTGATAGCATTATTAATACACAGGTAGGTAGTCTTACAATACCTGAACAGTGTGAAAagaaaccaatcaaaatgccTGTAGCTAAAGGCAAGTTAGGTAACCGTGTTGTGACAGTACTTCGCGATACAGGATGTAATGGAGTCGTTATAAAGAAAAGTCTTGTAAGTATAGATTGTTTTCTAGATGATTATCGGACATGCGTATTAGCTGATGGATCGAGTGTTAAAGTACCTATAGCTATAATTAATATAGACAGTCCTTATTATCAAGATGAAGTAAAAGCATGGTGTATTGAACAACCATTGTATGATGTTATTATAGGAAACATAGATGGTGCTAGGGAGCCTTATGATCCCGATATATCTCCGTCGGTAAGTGTAGTAGCTCGACAGCAAGCGAAGAAGAGAGATAATCCATATCCGAAATTAAAAGTTCCAGGAAGCATTAGGGACGTTAGTCTAGAGGACATTGAGCATGAACAGCAGTCTGATGCAAGTTTGTCGAAGCTAAGACAGTATGTAGCTGAAGGCAGAAACTTTGAGAAGACTAATGGAACAAAGGGAAATTACATAGTGAAGAAGAAATTTGTGTATAGAGAATTTATGTCACCAAAAGTAGAAAATGGTAATTTATACCGTCAGTTGGTCGTTCCTGGAGGTTATAGAAGCGATGTCATGACATTAGCACACGAGTCATTGATGGCTGGATATATGGCTACACGACGTACAGTATATCGTGTATTATCAGAGTTTTACTGGCCAGGAGTTGAATCCGATGTCAAGCGGTATTGCCAGTCATGTGATATTTGCCAACGGACTGTACCAAAAGGTAAGCAAGTTAGAGCTCCTTTGGGTAAAACCCCTATCATAGATGTACCTTTTCGCAGAGTAGCTGTAGATATAGTTGGACCTTTAGTACCAGTAACTGATAAAGGAAATCGTTATATACTAACACTTGTTGCACTGCATGAAATGAtacgtttacaaaatttattctcATATTAA